From Polaribacter butkevichii, a single genomic window includes:
- a CDS encoding 1-phosphofructokinase family hexose kinase, whose amino-acid sequence MKVVTLTINPALDKSAKVAEMTPFDKLECSDITYHPGGGGVNISRVLHRLAIDSHCLFPYGGKTGEHLKDLLKAQHINVFATPISIWTRENFAVFDEKTGLQFRFGMPTTPFNEVEMESVEKLINEQVENNDIFVISGSLPVGLPTDYYSKLIQNLTAKGVKVIVDTSGPVFNEVLKNELFLIKPNQKELARLAGVEAQTKEEQEAFALKMVADQIAQYVVVSLGKDGAFIAHKNGIDYVSAPVISVKSTIGAGDSMVAGLIYAITQNETPKNMLRWGVACGVSATLSEGSDLAHKINIDKILKLV is encoded by the coding sequence ATGAAAGTTGTAACACTTACCATAAATCCTGCTTTAGATAAAAGCGCAAAAGTTGCAGAAATGACTCCTTTTGATAAATTAGAATGTTCAGATATTACCTATCATCCAGGTGGTGGAGGTGTTAATATTTCAAGGGTGTTACATCGTTTAGCTATAGATAGCCATTGTTTGTTTCCTTATGGAGGTAAAACAGGCGAGCATTTAAAAGATTTATTAAAAGCGCAACATATCAATGTTTTTGCAACACCGATTTCTATTTGGACTAGAGAAAATTTTGCCGTGTTTGATGAGAAAACAGGCTTGCAGTTTAGATTTGGTATGCCAACCACTCCTTTTAATGAAGTAGAAATGGAATCGGTAGAAAAGTTGATAAATGAGCAAGTAGAAAACAACGATATTTTTGTAATTAGTGGTAGTTTACCAGTTGGTTTGCCAACAGATTACTATTCTAAACTCATTCAGAATTTAACAGCAAAAGGCGTAAAAGTAATTGTAGATACTTCTGGTCCCGTTTTTAATGAAGTTTTAAAAAATGAGTTGTTTTTAATAAAACCCAATCAAAAAGAATTGGCACGTTTAGCAGGAGTAGAAGCGCAAACAAAAGAAGAGCAAGAAGCTTTTGCTTTAAAAATGGTTGCAGATCAAATAGCTCAATATGTGGTAGTTTCTTTAGGGAAGGACGGTGCATTTATAGCGCATAAAAACGGAATAGACTATGTGAGCGCACCAGTAATTTCTGTAAAAAGTACCATTGGTGCGGGAGACAGTATGGTGGCGGGTTTAATTTATGCCATTACACAAAACGAAACGCCTAAAAATATGTTACGATGGGGAGTTGCTTGTGGCGTATCCGCCACCTTAAGTGAAGGGTCTGATTTGGCACACAAAATAAATATTGATAAAATTTTGAAACTAGTTTAA
- the leuC gene encoding 3-isopropylmalate dehydratase large subunit — translation MANTLFDKVWDSHVVRQVKDGPDVFFIDRHFIHEVTSPVAFLGLESRGNSVLYPERTFATADHNTPTINQHLPVADPLSANQLDALEKNAAKHGISHWGLGDLNNGIVHVVGPENGITLPGATIVCGDSHTSTHGAFGAIAFGIGTSEVEMVLSTQCIMQPKPKAMRINVNGKLGLGVTPKDVALYIISKQTTSGATGYFVEYAGDVFEDMSMEGRMTVCNLSIEMGARGGMIAPDNKTYEYLKGRAQTPKGADWDKAMKYWETLYTEEGAEFDVEFNYDAADIEPMITYGTNPGMGMGVTKSIPTAESLKGGVDTYRKSLGYMSFNEGDSMIGKEIDFVFLGSCTNGRIEDFRGFCSIVKGRQKAPNVTAWLVPGSHKVVDQIKAEGLDKIITDAGFVLREPGCSACLAMNDDKIPSGKLSVSTSNRNFEGRQGPGSRTLLASPLVAAASAVSGVVTDPRTLLV, via the coding sequence ATGGCAAATACATTATTTGACAAAGTATGGGATTCACACGTTGTTCGTCAAGTTAAAGACGGACCAGATGTGTTTTTTATCGATCGTCATTTTATTCATGAAGTTACAAGTCCCGTAGCTTTTTTAGGATTAGAAAGTAGAGGAAACAGTGTTTTATATCCTGAGCGTACTTTCGCTACAGCAGATCATAACACACCAACTATAAACCAACATTTACCGGTAGCAGATCCTTTATCTGCAAATCAGTTAGATGCTTTAGAAAAAAATGCTGCAAAACACGGTATTTCTCATTGGGGTTTAGGAGATCTAAATAATGGAATTGTACACGTTGTAGGACCAGAAAACGGAATTACATTACCTGGTGCAACTATTGTTTGTGGAGATTCTCATACATCTACGCATGGTGCTTTTGGTGCTATTGCTTTTGGTATTGGTACTTCTGAGGTAGAAATGGTATTGTCTACACAATGTATTATGCAGCCAAAACCTAAAGCGATGCGTATTAACGTAAACGGAAAATTAGGTTTAGGTGTAACGCCTAAAGATGTTGCTTTATACATTATTTCTAAGCAAACAACTTCTGGTGCAACTGGTTATTTTGTAGAGTATGCAGGAGATGTTTTTGAAGACATGTCTATGGAAGGTCGTATGACTGTGTGTAACTTATCTATAGAGATGGGAGCACGTGGTGGTATGATTGCACCAGATAACAAAACATACGAATATTTAAAAGGTCGTGCTCAAACTCCTAAAGGAGCAGATTGGGACAAGGCAATGAAATATTGGGAAACTCTTTATACAGAAGAAGGAGCAGAATTTGATGTAGAATTTAATTATGATGCAGCAGATATTGAACCAATGATTACTTACGGTACAAACCCAGGAATGGGAATGGGCGTAACAAAATCGATTCCTACTGCAGAAAGTTTAAAAGGTGGAGTAGATACTTACAGAAAATCTTTAGGATATATGTCTTTTAACGAAGGCGATTCTATGATTGGTAAAGAGATTGACTTTGTGTTTTTAGGTTCTTGTACAAACGGACGTATCGAAGATTTTAGAGGTTTTTGTTCTATTGTAAAAGGAAGACAAAAAGCACCTAATGTTACGGCTTGGTTAGTACCAGGTTCTCACAAAGTAGTAGATCAAATAAAAGCAGAAGGTTTAGATAAAATTATTACAGACGCAGGTTTTGTATTAAGAGAACCAGGTTGTTCGGCTTGTTTGGCAATGAATGATGATAAAATTCCATCAGGAAAGTTATCCGTTTCAACATCAAACAGAAACTTCGAAGGAAGACAAGGACCAGGATCTAGAACCTTATTAGCATCGCCATTAGTGGCTGCAGCATCTGCAGTTAGTGGCGTTGTTACAGATCCAAGAACGTTATTAGTATAA
- the leuD gene encoding 3-isopropylmalate dehydratase small subunit: MAYDKFEVLTSTAYPLPTENVDTDQIIPARFLKATERKDFDINFFRDWRYNADGTPKADFPLNKEIYAGSKILVGGRNFGSGSSREHAAWSVYDFGLRCVISSAFADIFKNNCLNVGVLPVQVSAEFADTLFAAIMADPKTEIKVDLPNQTVTLVATGESESFVINTYKKDNMLNGFDDIDYLKNIENEITSFAETRPF; this comes from the coding sequence ATGGCTTACGATAAATTTGAAGTACTTACAAGTACAGCATATCCTTTACCTACAGAGAATGTAGATACAGATCAAATAATTCCTGCTCGTTTCTTAAAAGCTACTGAGCGTAAAGATTTTGATATTAATTTTTTCCGTGATTGGAGATACAATGCAGACGGAACACCAAAAGCAGATTTTCCTTTAAACAAAGAAATTTATGCAGGTTCTAAAATATTAGTTGGAGGTAGAAACTTTGGTTCTGGTTCTTCTAGAGAGCACGCAGCTTGGTCTGTGTACGATTTTGGATTACGTTGTGTAATTTCATCAGCATTTGCTGATATCTTTAAAAACAACTGTTTAAACGTAGGGGTTTTACCTGTACAAGTTTCAGCGGAATTTGCAGATACTTTATTTGCAGCAATTATGGCAGATCCTAAAACAGAAATTAAGGTTGATTTACCAAACCAAACGGTAACGTTAGTGGCTACAGGTGAGTCTGAATCTTTTGTAATTAATACTTACAAAAAAGACAATATGTTAAACGGTTTTGATGATATCGATTATTTAAAAAACATCGAAAACGAGATTACTTCTTTTGCTGAAACAAGACCATTTTAA